CCGATCCGGGAGAcccagacctagggtttcccccgtaACAGCTACCACCTGGAGGAACAGCAGCACACCATCTACAACTGCCGATGCACCCAAGCGGTGCCCACCGCCACATAGCGCTCACGATGATGCCTTGAAGAAGGACATGACGCCAAGAGCGCTGTCACCGCCTTAGGGTTTTCACCCGAGAGACCATGAGGTGGGAAATGGTAGGGTGGATCCGaacaacgtctgcaagaagaaAAACGGCACCCTCaggtgtcgtcgtcgtcgcggcCAACATGATCCGACCTGGGAATTATCCCAATCCGAATCCCCACCTCCCGCTCCATCCCAACCCGGTAACCGGCTATCAGCGCGACCATGTCTGGTAAGACGGAGTGCACGCAAAATGGGTTGGAGGAAGAAGCAGCTCGACGCCATTGGCCAACCCGCCGGTGAATCTTTGGCCACCCGGTTCGATCCCAAGCAGCCCTCCGGCCCGGCGCGCCATTGGACAGGGAGGCCATCCTAGGGGCCGCCGCTCCTAATCCAGGGCCCTCCGCCCTAGATCAGGAAGGGCTGCACCAGTCCTGACGCCAAGGCCACCGCTGGGACTCTCGCCCGCCACCACACCGTCGTTGTCCATCCGGGCGCCATGGTCCAGATTGGTGCCGCCACGATTTCACACCCTCGAGATGAGGCATCCCGCGCCACCCGTAGACCCGAGAGGGGAGGTAgtacctccgccgccgccgtcagacGCAGGGCTTTGCCCAGCGTCGACCACCGGCGACGGCGGAGGGGGGGAGGGGAAGGCGGGGAGGACTGGCGGCTAGGGCTAGGGCCCCTCGGTCGCCCGCGCGGGAGGCGACGGAGGGTGAGTAGGGGAGGGGAGAGGCGGCCGCGATCTGTTGGCAGCAgcggctcgcgaggggaggaggaGTTCGCCTATTGCTATGTGATGTCGAAGCGCCCCAAGTAGCTTATTAAGTACCAAATTTAGTTTCTCGAAAGAAAGGGTACCAAAATCAGGAGTTTGACAAGTACTAGTGATTGTCTCACCTAATCCGAGTTCATGCCCAACAAACTTATTTACGACTAGTAGTGAATAGTTAACAACAGGTGCTGGGTGCATGCGAATTAAGAACAACATATTAAGAATAGGAGAACTGACAGGGGGTATCTTATTAGCACTGCATAGCTCATAGCAATTCAAAACTATTATTACATTCCTTCGAATAACGATGCCAGAAAACATAAACCTTGTCATAAAAAAAGATGGACCAAGCCGGAGGcacttgctaagtttgagccaatATCTACATCATTGAGAAATCTACAACAGCTGTTAGCTAGTGTCTTGACCTCCACTAGTAGTCCAACACTGGAAAAATAATGTTCCACCCATCCTTGCTGTAACTTAGGGTCATGTTGTATTATCTGGATTTCCAAAACATACATGTCACTTGTCACGTCTCAATTTCCCATAGCACCCATATATGTCAAATCAACTGATGGAATGATACCGACGGAACACTTTGTTTAGAACCACTAAGCTATGTACTGAGAGTTCGTGTGTGCGTACTGATTCAAAGTCAGCTCCAGTGCACATCAGTCTGACGAATAAGAACATATTTCGTATTGTACTGATTCAAAGTCAGCTCCAGTGCACATCAGTCTGACAAATAGGAATAAATTTCATATTCACGATGTCAACAATATGAATATTTTTTGTACAAGTGGGGTGTTGCGTGCAAGGATAGATACCAATGTCACTCAGATACTATGGTACTAGCCTGAAACCTCAAGACTAACTTTTGTTCACTTATACAATTATTCACCCAAGTAATGATGAAATTATTTAGCGGCGATGAAGCTGTTGATGGCTAAGAACTAATGGTTCGACCACCATCAATGCAAATGACTTGACCGGTGATGTAAGAAGCTGCCGGCATACACAAAAATGACACTGCCGAGGCGATCTCCACCGGCTTGCCACTCCGTCCCAACGGGGTCTTTGAGTTCTCTTGCTTCATGTACTCTGGATCTACCTATCAATCCACAACAACCACTTGTTATCCACATTTAGTTAGAAAAAAATATACGAAAACTTGCTGGCAGTGTAGTATGCGAAAATAAAAGTTGATAATTTCTTGGATGAGGGCCAGTGTTTGGATGGCGTCCTCATCCGTTCGCGCCTGGCCTTACCATGCCTAGAAACTGCCTGAACAATGTTTGGCTGGAGTCCACACGAGCAGAAGCTAGCCTGGCCTGGTGACCACAAAACCTTGATTAGCCTGGCCCATTAGCCTGGCTCAGGCACAAGGAACCGGTCGCCTGGAGGCAGCCTGGCTACAAGTCGTACTTTATTCAGCGGGTTTCTCTCGTGGGTTAGCTCAGAACTAAATGCTTTTTGCAGTAAACTTTTTTCAGGCCAGGTATGCAACCAAACAGCCCATGCCAGACCAGGCATACAATTTTCAGTTTCCAGGCTATGTCCAGGCACCACTTTTTATCAGGCACAGAAGCCAGGACGCGTACCAAACAGGCCCTCAATCTCATATCATAGCGAAAAATGCACTAGTGCCTGCTTCAATCAATTAAGATCTAGATATTTTACACATGATTTGAAATGTTGGAATCTTTTTCCCTCCCCATGTGAAGTGAACTTATTTATCTCATAAATACCTACCAAATCCGGTTTAAAATTCATGTGCTTTTATTTAAACAAGAAGGAAGTACGCTAGGCGATTGCTTACATCTTTAATCATATCCGTTGTGACAAATCCTGGGGCGACGCCATTCACACGAATCTTGTTAGGGGCCCACTCGGTGGCCAAATTCCTTGTAAGCTGGCTCAACGCGCCTACATAATAAAGGAGAAAGATAACCATGGAGAGAGAGAGACGGATCCCACATAATTTTAGCTAGGTATGAAATAAACTTTCGACATTAACAGAAACGGTGGACTGATTTTGATTTTTTGGACGATACAGTAGTAATAGAAAACATAGTTAAGACTCCATTTCAAGCGAAACTGTAACTTGTAGCATGTAAAAATTTAAATTCCATTATATATACTACTTTACTAGCTTAGATGCACAATAGTATATTACATATATGTTGCCAATTAAGTACTCCCGCCGTCGGGAAATATGTAGGTACCTTTTGTGATAGCATAAACGGTGGAGCCTGCGAAGGCAATTGAGCCTCCAATGGAGGACACGTTGATGATGCTGCCTCCTCCAGCAATAGAAGCGTGTATGAGAAGAGGGCGTGCAAGTTGACTTAGATGGAAGCTTGCCTCCAAATTGGTGGTCATCAGATTCGAGAAGTCCTCCGCCGTACATTCAGCAGCGGGCTTGAACAATAATTGCCCTGCATTGTTCACCTGCATTACATATACAGAGCTAGCAATTAATAAAATCCTTCACTTGGTTGTATGCTCACCCTATATAGAGTCTTAGGCCGTGGTGGTAAGAAAAGGTCCTACTCAACAAGAGCTCGCAGTATTGGGTGTTAGCACAACTTACTAGTATGTCGAGCTTGCCGTCGAAAGTTTGTCGGACCGTCTCCATAAGCTTCTCCCTCTGGGCGCGCACCGAGACATCACAGACAGAGACGGTGACCCGCAGGTTCTTCTCCTCCCACCGCCGGCGGCACTCCTCCAGCTCCGCCGCGTTCCGGGAGCAGGTGTGCACCCTCGCCCCAAACCCAGCAAGCTCCTCCACGATGGCATGTCTAGTCGAGGACAAATTGAGATGACGGATCGCGTACACATATAAATACAATACTAAGTTACTAGCTGCGGTCGTAGAACTAAGAGCAAGAGCTTGTGTGGATAAATATACCCTATCCCTTTGCTGCCGCCGGTGACGAGCGCCGTGGCGCCTGCCAGGCTCCACCTCTCCTCCCTGCTACCGCAGCCAGCCACtgccatctctctctccctctctgccgctCGCTCCGATGAGAGAAATGTCTATTGGTTGTTGGCAAAACTTGGCATTCTGCTACATGTATGTGAGTTTCCTTTATAGCCGGCCCAAGACATGAAGGCACCCCACAAATCAAAACATAGCAAATTAAACGAGCCGTTTGATAAGGACAGATCTTGACCATTGACCGATTCAGTTTCAGGGTGTTAAACGTGGTCTTATCCTCTCACGTGTTCTGTACATAACGCGGCAGGTTATTGATAAGGTTTGATCTTGATTGGCTTTTTTTGATTGTTTTGCTTCTTGGTTAGCCAGTCTGATTCTCTAATCATATGATGACGCAGCTTCCGTACCGATGGGTACCGCGCGCTTACCCTATGATCATCGTATGATTCCAGTGTTGGAATAAGTAGCAAATTTTCCAATGAATTAATCGAGATTATTATGATGCCAGTCGTACTAGCAGTATTAATCTCATGTTGCGAACTAATTATACGAATGTGTACTAGACACAGGGTATACGTACATATCTATGTGTTTCACAGATACTGCGAATGCATGAACAGTAAAAAGACTAATAGTTCATGTTGAGTATTATGATTATTAGGAAAGATAGGATAGCGTAGAATTTTATATTCTACCTTTTTTTTTTACTTCAAGTTGGTCATTGTACACCCTTATATATAtgtccacgaggctcaagcaataaacaTCAATTCTATCAATTTATCTCTATTCCCtttttacatggtatcagagccaagaacTCTTGAGTTCAAGACCTAGCCGTCGCAATTAAATTGCAGTCCATTTTCGGTCCAGGTTTAGGCCCGAGGGAGCTACACATGAgtgggagtgttgacgtataaatgtattGCCTAGTCTTTTTCATTAGGTCGGTCTTTTGGTTACATTGGCTAGCGCATGCACTTCTACAGTTCATACCATCCCATCGGGAAGGTTGGCTAATGTGGCAGCGGCAATTCTCTTTCTAGCATCCTCATTGTTACTCATGGCGAGGTTGGTCGATTAATCGAAGTAGTCGGAAGTTGTGGAGACACATGGTTAGAGATGACCACTGACGCACCGAGAGCTCCCTGGTCGAAACTACTAAATCATCAACCCTGAGAGAACGTCAGAATGCCAGCAACCCCGTGCACCAAGAGGTTGACATCAACTACCCACCAGCCAGGAGGCGGCTGATAAGTGGAGCCCACCACTTAGGCAATCGACGTGGCCCCGGAAGCCCAACCCAAAGACCA
This window of the Triticum aestivum cultivar Chinese Spring chromosome 5D, IWGSC CS RefSeq v2.1, whole genome shotgun sequence genome carries:
- the LOC123126219 gene encoding noroxomaritidine/norcraugsodine reductase; the protein is MAVAGCGSREERWSLAGATALVTGGSKGIGHAIVEELAGFGARVHTCSRNAAELEECRRRWEEKNLRVTVSVCDVSVRAQREKLMETVRQTFDGKLDILVNNAGQLLFKPAAECTAEDFSNLMTTNLEASFHLSQLARPLLIHASIAGGGSIINVSSIGGSIAFAGSTVYAITKGALSQLTRNLATEWAPNKIRVNGVAPGFVTTDMIKDVDPEYMKQENSKTPLGRSGKPVEIASAVSFLCMPAASYITGQVICIDGGRTISS